A part of Catenulispora sp. MAP5-51 genomic DNA contains:
- a CDS encoding TadE/TadG family type IV pilus assembly protein, protein MRRTWRADDGSVTVQTVFAVPVLIGVLLFVVLCGRLVETRLRVDSAAQDAARAASLARSSHEAQNAARSAVAGDLGRGGLNCSTSTVSVDISDFRPGGAVRVSVRCAALMSGLTGLGLPGVVGVASHAASPIDQYRGVT, encoded by the coding sequence GTGCGGCGTACGTGGCGCGCGGACGACGGCAGCGTGACGGTCCAGACTGTCTTCGCGGTCCCGGTACTGATCGGTGTTCTTCTGTTCGTGGTCCTCTGCGGGCGGCTCGTCGAAACCCGACTCCGCGTCGACTCGGCCGCTCAGGACGCGGCCCGAGCGGCGTCGTTGGCCCGGTCATCGCACGAGGCACAGAACGCTGCGCGCAGTGCGGTTGCAGGAGATCTGGGCCGCGGCGGATTGAACTGCAGCACCTCCACGGTGAGCGTCGACATCAGTGACTTTCGGCCGGGCGGTGCGGTTCGAGTGTCTGTGAGGTGCGCAGCCTTGATGAGTGGGCTCACAGGACTAGGGCTGCCGGGTGTGGTGGGCGTGGCCTCCCACGCGGCGAGTCCGATCGATCAATACCGGGGAGTCACGTGA
- a CDS encoding CpaF family protein, protein MTTSLGSVAEVTAVVARRLSLTVRAEQDRTGAVIPSARRRELAEELIAAEVRIRLSSMGQPNGPGLADEAATLEKSVTDALCAMGGLQPYLDMPDVENINATGHDQVFLRFADGRRERGAFPIADSDAELIDLIRTAAARVGHEERRFDRGAPMLSLQLPDGSRLFAVMAVTKRPCISVRRHRYPKATLADLIALGTVNAGLGAFLSAAVRAKLNILIAGGTGAGKTTMLRALASEMDPTERLVTIEDALELGLDTDPDRHWDVVPMQAREANSEGRGAISQAELVRAGLRMSPDRVIVGEIRGAEVIPMCNAMSQGNDGSMATLHASTSRGVFAKLAAYAAQAPERLDLPSTNLLVANALHLVVQLDQAPDGTRVVSSVLEITGADGAMVVANEIFRPGPDRRAVPATPPSRLAQLEGAGFDPATFRRPR, encoded by the coding sequence GTGACGACGTCGTTGGGGTCGGTGGCCGAGGTGACCGCCGTGGTGGCCCGCAGGCTTTCACTCACTGTGCGCGCGGAGCAGGACCGAACTGGTGCCGTAATTCCTTCTGCTCGACGCCGCGAGCTGGCGGAAGAACTGATCGCAGCGGAAGTCCGGATCCGCCTTTCCTCAATGGGACAGCCGAACGGACCCGGGCTCGCAGATGAGGCCGCGACGCTGGAGAAGTCCGTCACCGATGCGCTGTGCGCGATGGGTGGTCTCCAGCCGTACCTCGATATGCCGGATGTCGAGAACATCAACGCCACCGGTCACGACCAGGTCTTTCTCCGTTTTGCTGACGGCCGGCGAGAGCGCGGAGCGTTCCCGATTGCAGATAGCGACGCGGAGCTGATCGATCTGATTCGGACGGCCGCCGCGCGCGTCGGCCACGAGGAGCGGCGGTTCGATCGGGGCGCTCCGATGCTCTCGCTCCAGCTTCCCGACGGATCGCGGCTGTTCGCGGTCATGGCGGTGACCAAGAGGCCCTGCATCAGTGTTCGCAGGCATCGCTACCCGAAGGCGACCCTGGCGGATCTGATCGCTCTTGGCACCGTGAATGCAGGACTCGGGGCGTTTCTCTCGGCTGCTGTGCGTGCGAAGCTCAATATCCTTATTGCTGGCGGGACCGGTGCAGGAAAGACCACCATGCTTCGGGCGCTCGCCTCCGAGATGGATCCGACCGAACGGCTCGTCACCATTGAGGATGCCCTCGAGCTCGGCCTGGACACCGACCCGGACCGACACTGGGACGTCGTCCCCATGCAGGCCCGCGAGGCAAACTCCGAAGGCCGCGGGGCGATCTCCCAAGCTGAACTCGTCCGCGCCGGCCTGCGCATGTCGCCGGACCGCGTCATCGTCGGCGAGATCCGCGGCGCCGAGGTCATCCCCATGTGCAACGCCATGTCGCAGGGCAACGACGGCTCCATGGCCACACTGCACGCCTCGACGTCAAGGGGCGTATTCGCCAAACTGGCCGCATACGCGGCGCAGGCTCCGGAGCGGCTTGACCTGCCTTCGACCAACTTGCTCGTGGCGAACGCGCTGCACCTGGTTGTTCAGCTGGACCAGGCCCCAGACGGTACGCGTGTGGTGTCGTCGGTTCTGGAAATCACCGGCGCCGATGGCGCAATGGTGGTCGCGAACGAGATCTTCCGCCCTGGCCCGGACCGTCGCGCGGTTCCGGCCACTCCACCTTCGCGGCTGGCGCAGCTGGAGGGCGCGGGCTTCGACCCGGCGACGTTCCGGAGGCCCCGATGA
- a CDS encoding SAF domain-containing protein yields MPSPTGPDVGLSTVRARLAGRVRIPYAVTSVALVVTGAVVFTVASWQISGRAPVLAVARPIAAGQVVTDGDVKIVKVGAASDLGLVPSINESEVVGHVAAMPLATGTLLTAHMVGTADFPPAGQAVIGVPLKAGTFPPRLGVGDRVNVWPGPDVAAVTSASSVPVALASDAVVTSVGSADSLGTTVATLLVDAQAAPKVTQAPSLSVVEVSPNQVGQP; encoded by the coding sequence ATGCCGTCGCCGACCGGACCGGATGTCGGCCTGTCGACGGTACGTGCGCGCCTTGCCGGCCGAGTTCGGATTCCGTATGCCGTGACGTCGGTCGCGTTGGTCGTCACCGGCGCCGTGGTCTTCACCGTCGCGTCGTGGCAGATCAGCGGTCGCGCCCCGGTCTTGGCCGTCGCGCGGCCGATCGCCGCCGGTCAGGTCGTTACGGATGGCGACGTCAAAATCGTGAAGGTCGGCGCGGCGTCGGATCTGGGTCTGGTGCCCTCGATCAACGAATCGGAAGTCGTTGGCCATGTCGCGGCGATGCCTCTCGCGACCGGCACTCTGCTAACGGCTCACATGGTCGGGACGGCCGACTTTCCGCCTGCTGGCCAGGCCGTGATCGGTGTGCCTCTGAAGGCCGGGACCTTCCCACCACGGCTCGGCGTCGGGGACCGCGTTAACGTTTGGCCAGGTCCTGATGTGGCTGCGGTGACGTCGGCTTCATCCGTGCCCGTCGCTCTCGCTTCCGATGCGGTGGTCACGTCCGTTGGATCCGCGGACTCTCTCGGCACCACCGTGGCCACGCTGCTCGTCGATGCTCAGGCAGCTCCGAAGGTCACACAGGCACCGTCGCTGTCGGTGGTGGAAGTGTCTCCGAACCAGGTAGGCCAGCCGTGA
- a CDS encoding XRE family transcriptional regulator, with product MSGNRALRQKEADLGLTHAELARRVNLHIQELTGKPGTVSERTVHNWLTGTTRWPPAKIRFALGAVFGCGPEHLGFLPPDGAVKRRAFLASTAGTAMAVAGPAQRRIGVGDIQRLQARFADVIARDHLHGGRKSIEADALALAEEAIALQQAGSASQRVRGQLYATAAAFTSSAMWAAIDGRRFDAAQDHHRRASSLAAMSGDPTIAFRIWSHAGSMYRHLGRAIDAQAANDVARGLSITRRDPLFASLGHARHAAILGLTGDPNAVRRAIDRAQEALGQADPAADRPTWITIHYDQAELDSLALAAHLALGSFEDAEARAHRSLAALRPHMKRSRGITTARLARAQLGQGDIDHAIHTAMSVAADQATHPRIAGMLASFGRSVHELAGAGGNARTWDQWAYDTRRSIA from the coding sequence ATGTCGGGGAACCGAGCGCTACGCCAGAAAGAGGCTGACCTGGGGCTCACCCATGCCGAACTGGCGCGGCGAGTGAACCTTCACATCCAGGAACTCACCGGAAAGCCGGGCACCGTATCAGAGCGCACCGTTCACAACTGGCTGACCGGCACCACCCGGTGGCCTCCTGCCAAAATCCGGTTCGCGTTAGGTGCAGTATTCGGATGTGGCCCTGAACATCTCGGATTCCTCCCGCCGGACGGTGCTGTGAAGCGACGCGCGTTCCTCGCCTCGACGGCCGGCACCGCCATGGCCGTTGCCGGACCAGCGCAGCGACGGATCGGGGTCGGCGATATTCAACGTCTCCAGGCCAGATTCGCCGACGTCATCGCCCGCGACCACCTCCACGGCGGCCGAAAGAGCATCGAGGCCGACGCTCTGGCCCTGGCCGAGGAGGCCATTGCACTTCAGCAGGCTGGCAGCGCCAGTCAACGGGTACGTGGCCAGCTGTACGCCACCGCCGCGGCGTTCACCTCCAGCGCCATGTGGGCTGCGATCGACGGGCGCCGCTTCGATGCCGCGCAGGACCACCACCGGCGCGCCTCCAGCCTCGCCGCGATGTCCGGGGACCCGACCATTGCCTTCCGCATCTGGTCGCACGCCGGCAGCATGTACCGGCATCTGGGCCGCGCCATCGACGCGCAGGCGGCCAACGACGTCGCTCGCGGGCTGAGTATCACTCGCCGCGACCCGTTGTTCGCCTCCCTCGGACACGCTCGGCATGCCGCGATCCTGGGTCTGACTGGCGACCCGAACGCCGTGCGACGCGCCATCGACCGAGCGCAGGAAGCACTGGGCCAGGCCGACCCGGCCGCCGACCGGCCCACGTGGATCACCATCCACTACGACCAAGCCGAGCTCGACTCCCTCGCCTTGGCTGCCCATCTTGCCCTTGGCTCGTTCGAAGACGCCGAGGCCCGCGCCCACCGCAGCCTGGCCGCACTGCGCCCGCACATGAAGCGCAGCAGGGGCATCACCACCGCCCGGCTGGCCCGCGCTCAACTCGGTCAAGGCGATATCGACCACGCCATTCACACCGCGATGTCCGTAGCGGCAGATCAAGCCACTCACCCTCGTATCGCGGGCATGCTCGCCAGCTTCGGTCGGAGCGTACACGAACTCGCTGGCGCCGGCGGCAACGCTCGAACGTGGGACCAGTGGGCCTACGACACCCGGAGGAGCATCGCATGA
- a CDS encoding GNAT family N-acetyltransferase gives MSAGDIELRRFNDLAQARQALIDVYADVRAPLLHLPNYRVEAFAERLDRHAHEVGWEAVLGYDNGKAVGYAYSNTLTADDRWWTRMTEPLPEGYTTVPTMAVKEIGVRTPWRGTGAARRIHDELLAGRTEERATLLVNPLAGDGKVQGLYEAWGYTAFNSQQPSPGSPKLVAMIRPRTLRAV, from the coding sequence ATGAGCGCCGGCGACATCGAGTTGCGTCGCTTCAACGACTTGGCCCAAGCACGTCAGGCCCTTATCGACGTATACGCCGACGTCCGGGCGCCCCTCCTACACCTGCCGAACTACCGTGTCGAGGCATTCGCCGAACGCCTTGACCGCCACGCTCACGAAGTCGGCTGGGAGGCCGTCCTCGGCTACGACAACGGCAAGGCGGTGGGCTACGCCTACTCCAACACCCTCACCGCCGACGACCGCTGGTGGACCCGCATGACCGAGCCCCTGCCCGAGGGGTACACCACCGTGCCGACGATGGCTGTCAAGGAGATCGGCGTCCGCACACCGTGGCGCGGCACTGGAGCCGCCCGCCGCATCCACGACGAACTCCTCGCAGGCCGTACCGAAGAACGCGCAACCCTGCTGGTCAATCCGCTCGCGGGCGACGGCAAGGTCCAAGGGCTCTACGAGGCCTGGGGCTACACCGCCTTCAACAGCCAGCAACCAAGCCCGGGGTCTCCCAAGCTCGTAGCGATGATCCGGCCTCGAACGCTCCGGGCTGTCTGA
- a CDS encoding type II secretion system F family protein, translated as MNVGAIGALCGTTVGLGVACGVAAFRVEPPTRRFRLGRRFTLAKLKGNSRKLAACIGAGVTAGLITNWPAAALAGGLATWWLPVLLGPDRSTAQELARTEAVATFTEILRDTLSAASGIGQAVRSSCAAAPEAIAVEARGLARRIDDQQDLAVALAAFADELHDPTGDIVVVCLVHAIRNSAQDLAGLLGSLAATARTHAAQRKRAQAARVQVRTSVRIVTCVTAGMLAGLFVLDRSFLSPYGSASGQFVLACGLALFAAGYAWLWRMAKPRTRKRLLTRMDQVQETPSWW; from the coding sequence ATGAACGTCGGCGCTATCGGAGCGCTCTGCGGTACAACCGTCGGCCTCGGCGTGGCTTGCGGAGTCGCGGCGTTCCGCGTCGAGCCTCCGACACGGCGGTTCAGACTCGGTCGACGGTTCACGCTCGCCAAGCTGAAGGGCAACTCTCGGAAGCTGGCCGCATGCATCGGTGCCGGCGTGACCGCTGGCCTGATCACCAACTGGCCTGCGGCGGCTTTGGCCGGCGGTCTTGCGACGTGGTGGTTGCCTGTCCTACTTGGGCCCGATCGGTCGACGGCTCAGGAGCTGGCCCGTACTGAAGCGGTGGCGACCTTCACCGAGATACTGCGCGACACCTTGTCGGCCGCGTCAGGCATCGGACAGGCCGTTCGCTCATCGTGCGCTGCCGCGCCAGAAGCGATCGCTGTAGAGGCCCGCGGGCTGGCTCGCCGGATCGATGATCAGCAAGACCTCGCCGTCGCGCTCGCGGCTTTTGCGGACGAGCTCCACGACCCGACGGGGGACATCGTCGTGGTCTGCCTGGTTCACGCGATCCGGAACAGCGCGCAAGATCTGGCTGGGCTGCTTGGCTCGCTGGCCGCTACAGCTCGCACGCATGCGGCGCAGCGCAAGCGCGCACAGGCTGCGCGTGTGCAGGTTCGTACGAGCGTCCGCATCGTCACGTGCGTGACGGCTGGCATGCTCGCCGGGCTGTTCGTGCTGGATCGATCCTTCCTGTCCCCGTACGGATCCGCGAGCGGGCAGTTCGTTCTTGCCTGTGGTCTCGCGCTGTTCGCTGCGGGATACGCCTGGCTGTGGCGTATGGCCAAGCCGCGAACCAGGAAGCGCTTGCTGACGCGCATGGACCAGGTACAGGAGACCCCATCGTGGTGGTAA
- a CDS encoding helix-turn-helix domain-containing protein, with protein MRVHGTRQTGFFTKVPNATARDHELSFAARGLLAYLLSLPDGIREDVKTLANKSVEGRGTIARALHELESSGYMTRAKVRDDEGRIRTRVEVFADRGEAAGLVKPAAVPPGTGAPGRGKSGIKTEETGVKESLPPLTRLKERSDSGQEKGRAGGEVSKALSLLTQVGKDEPRLHLASAEAASLAALVDRWLARGATPGHVTSALTSGLPPRVHQAAALVRHRLTVKMPPELSKPAPHVERHECTECRVPLRAPGLCGDCSHADPQADSSALSKDGRAGFEIARAQLRAPLQMAQC; from the coding sequence ATGCGTGTTCATGGTACCCGGCAAACCGGGTTCTTTACGAAGGTTCCGAACGCGACGGCGCGTGATCACGAGCTGTCTTTCGCAGCCCGTGGCCTGCTGGCCTATCTGCTGTCGCTGCCTGACGGCATCCGTGAGGACGTCAAGACACTGGCGAACAAGTCCGTGGAAGGGCGCGGCACGATCGCTCGCGCCCTCCACGAATTGGAGTCCAGCGGCTACATGACTCGGGCGAAGGTCCGTGACGATGAGGGCCGTATTCGTACTCGGGTGGAGGTCTTCGCCGACCGCGGAGAGGCAGCGGGCCTGGTGAAACCGGCGGCCGTCCCACCGGGAACCGGTGCGCCGGGTCGCGGGAAGTCGGGAATCAAAACCGAAGAGACTGGGGTCAAAGAATCCCTCCCTCCCCTCACCCGGCTGAAGGAACGCAGCGACAGCGGCCAGGAAAAGGGGCGGGCGGGAGGTGAGGTCTCAAAAGCCCTCTCCCTGCTCACGCAGGTAGGCAAGGACGAGCCGCGCCTTCACCTCGCCTCGGCTGAGGCTGCGAGCCTGGCAGCGCTCGTTGATCGCTGGCTGGCGAGAGGCGCGACGCCAGGCCATGTGACCAGCGCTCTGACATCGGGTCTTCCGCCGCGAGTGCATCAGGCTGCCGCACTGGTCCGGCACCGGCTCACGGTGAAGATGCCGCCCGAGCTTTCGAAGCCGGCGCCGCACGTTGAGCGGCACGAGTGCACCGAGTGCCGGGTTCCGTTGCGAGCCCCGGGACTGTGCGGTGATTGCTCCCACGCCGACCCCCAGGCAGATTCAAGCGCCCTTAGCAAGGACGGCCGGGCCGGGTTCGAGATTGCCCGTGCTCAGCTCCGTGCACCGCTACAGATGGCTCAATGCTGA
- a CDS encoding TadE family protein: MKPRWRSDDGSAAAEMTLMTPLLIVCVVAVVQFGVWLHATHTAQAIAAQALQTARVSEGSAASGREQAEALLTAAGRHLVLNSSVDVVRDVQRARVRIHGQAQQVLPFLNLPVNVSVAGPVERLTTAG; the protein is encoded by the coding sequence GTGAAGCCACGGTGGCGGAGCGACGATGGATCAGCAGCGGCCGAGATGACGCTCATGACGCCGCTGCTGATTGTGTGCGTTGTGGCCGTGGTCCAGTTCGGTGTCTGGCTGCACGCGACACACACTGCCCAGGCGATCGCGGCCCAGGCACTTCAGACCGCTCGCGTTAGCGAGGGGAGCGCGGCTTCTGGTCGCGAGCAGGCCGAGGCACTCTTGACCGCAGCTGGGCGCCACTTGGTCCTGAATTCGAGCGTGGACGTGGTCCGCGATGTGCAGCGTGCCCGCGTAAGGATCCATGGTCAAGCCCAGCAGGTGCTGCCGTTCCTGAACCTTCCGGTCAACGTCTCCGTTGCCGGCCCGGTCGAGCGCTTGACGACGGCAGGCTGA
- a CDS encoding BTAD domain-containing putative transcriptional regulator, translating to MTTNRVVRSAAAGTVLLGGVLGLPYVLLAYIGNPIPAKTPSVSRIVWWLRSGQFDDRAAVVVLAYVLWACWAIFAVEVAAQLPGAIRAAVQARHGGRMETGRTRSLVGGGAVQVLLAALLVTLFAPRSALAATSSGPIGASDSMGARSAAVSVPVPGVGTSEGQRAIVRVHVVEHDENLWDIAAAYLGDPNRWSEIYEQNVGVAQPDGQVLTNPDVILPGWKLAMPSAVDAVAPSPADLPSQLPQLGEVAPHDAEPVSTPLAAAPREAPQTSAESHRAPRSAMPQHALAAPRDRVAVSLGADGYVGIGLASGIAAALAAGRLRRRARARAQFPIPLGDVPADRAAEVVAELERAHLLTLAPPDHGYVQDEDDPYLTEWVVEEPPVPLDRCSDGYGLPILKGTAEQEVARTRKALEAPTELSWGTGPRGDSVLLAVDASSGCGLSFEGEGAESALRALIVAASAAEGVPDCGTATRVVTTTAVAERVFGTTDLLDVARVEIKPDLSDALNDVEDEISERRTMLRSLGLRNAADVRRFKPDHLMQPLLLVTLPPAPTDNVRLTDVIEAGHALDVHAMVLGPPPEGSDVQVDADGTSRADGSAPGFDGTRAFHMSVAAAREALGVVFQATAAAHDREKTSAPDHVVPSPRAAAEAHVTQTSPRPDPPVRIEVFDGLGVVVNGCDISGRFRPRLRTLLSYLAVNPVGAPREYLLQEVFALEVTTKTRHKFSTELSEIRRALRAVAPDLIDATFIDDDPRTQRLRFEPSTITTDLTMFTQSLAAANTAEPTAQVEHLTEAVRLYRGPVLPIMEADWVEPVREQQRRRALDAYHRLAQLVGPSDAAYAIHLLENAIDVDRYNVETYQCLMRAQAAVGDTTGVRRTFELLSIHMEDLDEDTDQESCDLYSQLVGETL from the coding sequence GTGACCACGAACCGAGTCGTCCGGTCCGCTGCGGCCGGAACCGTCTTGCTCGGCGGTGTCCTCGGGCTGCCGTACGTCCTGCTCGCGTACATCGGGAATCCAATTCCGGCCAAAACGCCGTCGGTGTCGCGGATCGTTTGGTGGCTGAGGAGCGGCCAGTTCGACGATCGCGCTGCTGTCGTCGTTCTCGCATACGTGCTCTGGGCCTGCTGGGCAATCTTCGCCGTCGAGGTCGCGGCGCAGCTCCCGGGCGCGATCCGGGCTGCCGTCCAGGCACGGCATGGCGGGCGGATGGAGACCGGCCGTACTCGGAGCTTGGTCGGCGGTGGCGCGGTTCAGGTCCTTCTCGCTGCGCTGTTGGTGACTCTGTTCGCTCCGCGCAGCGCGCTGGCTGCGACGTCCTCCGGGCCGATCGGCGCCTCGGATTCAATGGGTGCGCGTTCGGCGGCGGTCAGTGTGCCGGTGCCCGGAGTCGGGACCAGCGAGGGGCAGCGGGCGATCGTTCGTGTTCATGTCGTCGAGCACGATGAGAACCTGTGGGACATCGCAGCGGCCTACCTCGGCGACCCGAACCGGTGGTCGGAGATCTATGAGCAGAACGTCGGCGTTGCGCAGCCCGACGGCCAGGTACTCACGAACCCCGACGTCATCTTGCCTGGCTGGAAGCTCGCGATGCCCTCGGCGGTCGATGCGGTAGCGCCGTCGCCAGCGGACCTCCCGAGCCAGCTGCCCCAGCTCGGTGAGGTCGCTCCTCACGACGCCGAGCCCGTATCGACACCGCTGGCCGCCGCGCCGCGCGAGGCACCGCAGACATCCGCCGAGAGCCACCGGGCGCCGAGGTCGGCGATGCCGCAGCACGCGCTGGCCGCGCCCCGTGACCGAGTAGCGGTCAGCCTCGGTGCCGACGGGTACGTGGGTATCGGACTCGCGTCCGGCATCGCGGCGGCTCTGGCCGCCGGCCGGTTGCGGCGCCGGGCTCGTGCTCGTGCCCAGTTCCCGATCCCACTTGGTGACGTTCCTGCCGATCGTGCGGCGGAGGTGGTCGCGGAGTTGGAGCGCGCGCACCTGCTGACCCTCGCGCCCCCGGACCACGGCTACGTCCAGGACGAAGATGACCCATACCTCACCGAATGGGTCGTGGAGGAGCCGCCCGTTCCGCTCGATCGGTGCTCGGACGGCTACGGACTGCCCATCCTGAAGGGGACAGCCGAGCAGGAAGTGGCCAGGACGCGCAAGGCGCTGGAAGCACCGACCGAGCTCTCATGGGGCACCGGCCCCCGCGGCGATTCCGTGCTGCTCGCAGTAGACGCCAGCTCCGGCTGTGGTTTGTCGTTCGAAGGTGAGGGCGCTGAGAGCGCGCTGCGGGCCCTTATCGTGGCGGCGTCGGCAGCCGAGGGAGTTCCGGACTGCGGCACCGCGACCCGTGTCGTGACCACGACAGCTGTCGCCGAGCGTGTCTTCGGCACCACGGACCTTCTGGACGTGGCACGTGTCGAGATCAAGCCGGATCTCTCCGATGCCCTGAACGACGTCGAAGACGAGATCAGCGAGCGTCGAACGATGCTGCGTTCCCTCGGGCTGCGCAATGCAGCGGACGTCCGACGCTTCAAGCCTGACCACCTGATGCAGCCGCTTCTCCTGGTTACGTTGCCGCCGGCTCCTACCGACAACGTGCGACTTACCGACGTCATCGAGGCGGGGCACGCCCTCGACGTTCACGCCATGGTGCTCGGTCCTCCGCCCGAGGGCTCCGACGTCCAGGTAGATGCGGATGGCACGAGCCGGGCAGACGGTTCAGCACCAGGCTTCGACGGTACTCGCGCGTTCCACATGTCGGTTGCTGCTGCTCGGGAAGCCCTCGGCGTGGTCTTCCAAGCAACAGCCGCAGCCCACGATCGGGAGAAAACTTCTGCGCCGGACCATGTTGTCCCGTCCCCGCGAGCCGCAGCTGAGGCGCACGTCACCCAGACGTCTCCTCGGCCAGATCCGCCGGTGCGCATCGAAGTCTTCGACGGCCTCGGTGTAGTGGTCAACGGCTGCGATATCAGCGGTCGCTTCCGGCCGCGGCTTCGGACGTTGCTGTCCTACCTCGCCGTGAACCCGGTCGGCGCTCCTCGCGAATACCTGCTCCAGGAGGTCTTCGCATTGGAAGTCACCACCAAGACCCGCCACAAGTTCTCCACCGAGTTGTCCGAGATCCGCCGTGCCCTGCGAGCCGTGGCGCCTGATCTCATTGACGCGACGTTCATCGACGACGATCCACGTACCCAGCGTCTTCGCTTCGAGCCATCGACGATCACCACGGACCTCACCATGTTCACGCAGTCGCTCGCGGCGGCGAACACTGCGGAGCCGACCGCGCAGGTTGAACACCTCACCGAGGCGGTTCGCCTCTACCGTGGCCCCGTCCTCCCGATCATGGAAGCCGACTGGGTCGAACCCGTCCGCGAACAGCAGCGCCGACGTGCCCTCGACGCCTACCACCGGCTGGCCCAGCTCGTCGGACCCTCGGACGCCGCCTACGCGATCCACCTGCTGGAAAACGCGATCGATGTCGACCGCTACAACGTCGAGACGTACCAGTGCCTCATGCGGGCGCAAGCGGCTGTGGGCGATACGACTGGCGTCCGTCGCACGTTCGAGCTACTCAGCATCCATATGGAAGATCTGGACGAGGACACAGACCAGGAGTCATGCGATCTCTACAGCCAGCTCGTCGGAGAAACACTCTGA
- a CDS encoding pilus assembly protein TadG-related protein, translating to MIDLRRDDGSATAFVVVIVPALLLVAGFVLDLGLAMNARVHALAVAEEAARAGAGALDPVQLRQGGRPSLDPARAQAAARSYLAGAGEGGAVSASANLVTVTVKLQQPTELLRLIGLKNFSIAGTATAVPAMSIANPPGSTP from the coding sequence GTGATCGACCTGCGTCGTGATGATGGAAGTGCAACCGCGTTCGTCGTCGTCATCGTTCCGGCGCTGCTCCTGGTTGCTGGATTCGTCCTGGACCTCGGCTTGGCCATGAATGCCCGGGTCCATGCGCTTGCCGTCGCGGAGGAAGCGGCGCGAGCGGGGGCCGGCGCGCTCGACCCCGTTCAGCTTCGCCAGGGCGGCCGACCCTCGCTGGATCCGGCACGCGCCCAAGCAGCGGCTCGCTCGTATCTTGCCGGAGCCGGCGAGGGCGGGGCCGTCAGCGCCAGCGCGAACCTGGTGACCGTCACTGTCAAGCTCCAACAGCCCACCGAGCTGCTACGGCTGATCGGCCTCAAGAACTTCAGCATCGCTGGGACCGCCACCGCGGTTCCGGCCATGTCGATCGCCAATCCCCCCGGGAGCACGCCGTGA
- a CDS encoding type II secretion system F family protein — protein sequence MLAGALFGAGLMVGWLAFRLPAAAPTAHEFANDTMYADGEWLARMGRPLARRLIVLGLPRASIRRDLVVLDRVPELHLAAQTAATVAGFLLSWLLQAVLGFSLPFTGFLSIAVAGVFWYLVDAEVTAKAADARADALADLSVFLDVTVNALAAGTGVEQALGGASEIGDSPAFERLRHALDVAFLSRLPIHQVFAELGTTLGLAEITDLAASLQLAGSEGAKIRASLAAKAEAIRSKILADEEAEAAATTERMTVPIALLMTGFLVLIGYPAMAGALSAL from the coding sequence ATGCTGGCCGGCGCGCTGTTCGGCGCAGGACTGATGGTTGGATGGCTCGCCTTTCGGCTACCAGCAGCTGCCCCGACGGCACACGAATTCGCCAATGACACCATGTACGCAGACGGTGAGTGGCTCGCGCGCATGGGCCGACCGCTCGCCCGAAGACTGATCGTTCTCGGATTGCCGCGCGCGTCGATCCGGCGAGACCTGGTGGTCTTGGATCGCGTCCCCGAGCTCCACCTTGCGGCTCAGACGGCGGCCACTGTCGCAGGCTTTCTGTTGTCCTGGCTTCTTCAAGCAGTCCTCGGCTTTTCGCTGCCGTTCACGGGCTTTCTGTCTATCGCTGTCGCCGGAGTCTTCTGGTACCTCGTTGATGCGGAGGTCACAGCGAAGGCAGCCGATGCCCGCGCTGACGCTCTCGCCGACCTGTCCGTGTTCCTGGACGTCACTGTCAACGCGCTCGCAGCCGGTACCGGCGTCGAGCAGGCCCTCGGCGGAGCGTCAGAGATCGGCGACTCGCCAGCGTTCGAACGTCTTCGACACGCGCTGGACGTCGCCTTCCTCTCCCGCCTGCCGATTCACCAAGTCTTCGCCGAGCTCGGCACGACACTCGGGCTGGCGGAGATCACCGACCTGGCGGCTTCGCTGCAGCTGGCTGGGTCGGAGGGCGCGAAGATCCGCGCATCACTCGCTGCGAAGGCCGAAGCGATCCGCTCGAAGATCCTGGCTGACGAGGAAGCCGAGGCGGCAGCCACGACCGAGCGCATGACGGTCCCGATCGCTTTGCTGATGACCGGCTTCCTCGTTCTCATCGGCTATCCGGCCATGGCCGGTGCGCTGTCGGCACTGTGA